The segment GTGCAAGCCCTTCTGCTTCATTTCCTCAAACAGCATCTCTGCTTTCTCCCAATCCAATGCTTTGAGGCAGAACGATTGTATCATCTTACTATACTCATCCGCATTAGGCTTCACGCCAAAGCTCTCCATTTCATTCAAAAGCTTAAGAGCTTCTTCAAACTCTTCAATCTTGCAGTATCCTCGGATAAGTGAGTGATACGTCACAGGACTAAGCTTCTCATGTTTCTTTTTCGCTTCCCCGAGCATCTGCTGAGCTTCTTTCATCAGCCCTCCTTTAGCATACCCGCTGATGATGACGGTGTACGTGTACACGTCTGGTTTAAAACCTCTACTCTCCATCAACTTCAGAACCTCTTTGGCTTCATCGAGATCTCCACTTCTCGAACAAGCGTGCACAACCAAATTGAAAACCGCATTCCCGGGAGCAGGTCCTTTCGAGATCATATCCAAAAGCAAAGCTTTGGCGTCTTTAACATTCTTCATCCTGCATAAACTATGCATCACATCAGAAAACGGTTTGATCCCATGTCGCCTAGCTTCTCCAGATAAATCACCCAACATCTCCTGAGCAAACGCCACGGTCCCATCATTCTTGCAGAGCGCACTTATCAGAGTAGCAACAGAACTAGGAGGAAGCAACTTCTCTTTCGCCTTAGCCAGTTGGTAAACAGAATAAGCCTCTTCAGCCTTCCCTTCCTTACAAAACCAAGTTACGATGTTACCAACCTGGTCTCCTCCCTCTGGTAACACACCACTCTTGAGCATCTTCTCGCACACAACGCTTGCCCATTCCATAAACGACCGTTTACAAAAGCGCCTCCAACGTCACGTAATAGGTTTCTCATTCGGAGTAAAGCCAAACTCTTGGGTTTTACTAAACACATCAAAAGCAGCTTTGGACTTACCAAGCTTACCAAACAAGGCTATCAACTCATTCATTATCTCCAGATTCAAAACAATAGTAGTACTCTCATCCTCACCAATCTCTTTAACCAAATCCCACAGAGCATAAGCATTCAATCTACGTCCCTCAACAGATATTGCTACAAGGAGAGACTCCAAAAGCGATGTGGTGACAGTAATCTCTTCTTTCTTAGTTGTTGCCCACTTCAAAAACCTGATCAAGTTCTTACCTGAGATTCCTTGGGATTCAAACACTCTCACCACAACATCTGAGTTTAGATCGACATCGAGCGCCTCCTCCAGACCAAACTCCAAAGACTGCTCTTCACTTCGTAACAGAGATAGCAAAGATTCAAACTTTTCCTCATCAAATTGAGTCCCCTCCTGGGTCGGAATCTCAGCTTCTGTGGAAGTGCCATTTAcatcaaaaacccaaaaacccTATTCCCTCCTCTCCCTCtcaatttctatttttaaacattttgagGATATGGTTGGAGGACTTCTGCTGCAAAAcaaatagtttctttttttttctaacttcaaattaaccaaatttctataattaaaaaaaaaaattcttatgtTTTAGAAGCAAAACAAGATTTTGAAtcaattctttcttttttaataatttaaaggttgttagaagaagaaacagattGCTTTGTGTTTTGCAGTTAATGGTTACTCTGTTTCTCAATTTGTATTAAGTTTTCATATTTGGTGTGGTAAACTCTCAAGCGAGAAAACCGTTGACTTCACAGACCATTACTTTACTTATTAGAGAACATTATTCGTTATTGATACAacgaaaacaaaaccaaatataaaGAGGCAAACTCTTAAGTCTTGTCCTTGGTAACGAGATACTCAAAACAGCATGACTTTATCTACAACGTTCCGTGTAAAACATAACATATTCAAATAAAGTTTCGTGGTCTTAAAAGTGGCTTCTTCATAGGTGAAGAAATTTATGGCTTACTTTGGGGATAATTTGAAAAGACACCTGTTTACTTTAAGCCCTAATCTCTCGACCAAAAATCCAACTGAATGGTACGTTTTTGGCTGCTTCTTTGGCTCTTCCTTGAGCTCTCTCTTCAATTTTGCGGATTCTTGCAGGTAATCCGCAGACAAAGTCCTGTGTCAAAGACAATGATATAGTCAGAGTTTCAAGTTCAGTGCCCGATCAAATACACAAAACAAACCAAGCAGTCCAGAGAACATTAATGAAGGTAATTTACCTGTGCCCTGTTTCCTTCACTAGAAAGGCCTGACAAAGTCTCAACGTTCCACCGTTCGACAAGAAACTCCAGAATATCAGCATAGTCCTTGGCCGTGTAAACACCAAGCCTCTGGGCAACAGTCGAAAAGTGCTCAAACAGGTTATCATCTCGGCCATCGTACATCAAATGTGCAGGCATCGAGATCTTTTTCTTCATCATATCAGCCAATCCCAAGATCGTGCCATCAGCGTCAATCTCAAAGAGCTTCTCCACAATCTTGGTGTAAGCAGTCTCGTGGCGCTTCTCATCAGCAGCAATGGTCCCGCATATCTGCGCAAGTTTCAAATCTCCAAGATCTTTCGCGTGTCTGGCAGTGTTTCCGTGGGAGATGAAAGTGGCTCTTTCTTGGAAGGAAGTGTAGATGAAACCCAAGTAAGGGTTGTTCTCAGTTTTTGgatcctacaaaaaaaaattaaaatttgtgtGTTTAACATCAACTCTATCTTCAGAACTTGAAACATAAGATCTTACCATTCCAGAGCCAATGAGGTACTGAATAGTCTTTTCAATCTGCCTCATGTCAACTCTCCCAGACAAATAAAGATACTTATTAAGCAAATCCCCATGCCTATTCTCTTCAGCAGTCCAAGCCCTAGTCCAAACCGCCCAAGGAGTAGGACTAGCTCCCGTCTCATCCCTAACACCATCCAAGGTGTTCAGCATGGTCTGGTAAGTCGGGAGCGCTTCTTCAGTGATCATATCACCAACAAGCACAACAAAATATTCATCCGGAAGCTCCTTACACCGTTCTCTCAGCTCCTTGACTTGTTCGTAGAACCCTTCAGTCTCGGGTTCGGGGAGAAAATCGGTAGGCTGCCACGACTTCTCAACGGGTTTTAAGTAAGTCAAGAGGGTCTGGTCGGCCCATCCTTCTAGGGACTTGAAAATCTCCAGCTTCTGTGGTGGCATGGAGTGTTTCACTTGCACGTGCACCTCACGTGGAGGGATGTAGAGTTTCCTTCCATTCGTAACCTCTCTGTAATTACCCAAAcagaatttaaaattaataagacTAAAGTAGTTACTATAATACTATACAACACAACATTCATGATCTACCGAATCTAGAGATATTTTATCATCGATCTAAATCATCAGATCAGGCAATGAAgcgagataaaaaaaaaaaaaagaactcacGTAGAAGCGGAGCGGATCGTAGAAGCCATGGAGACTATGGAAGATCTGGATCCTCGAGCTTGACTAGGACGATACACGTAAGGTGAAGGAGAGACGGCGATCCGATCCATAGACATAGCCATTTTCCTCTACTTTCTTCTCTAAGAAACTCGATCAATGGAAGATGTAAAGAGGTTTCTTCGATTATTTCTATGCTGCTACTGCTACGATACTGTGACAAATGGGAGACGTTTAAACCAGAGAACAACAAACGATTTGGGTTTTAATAGGCCCATGGGCCTAGTGATTTTTGACCCATTAACTacttttttatgtattttcaaCCCCATCACTACACTACCTTCGCTAAAACGCATGTCCTTTAAATCGCGTTTTCTTCATTAATTTCGTTTATATCTATAACAAGGAGTGGAGATTGTAGAAGCGTTTTGGCTTAACATGTGCCCGGTAACGATTAATCCAAACTGAACAAATTAAAAGCAATACACTTTTAACAAAAACCGGGGTATAACCAGGCAGTAAACCAAACAACAAACGACGACAAAAAGCAATCAAACAACAAATATAATAATGTATTAAGAACAGAAGAAAGTGTGTCCTAAGCAGCAACAAAACCAGCTTCAGTGTTAAAACTTTCATAACTCAGCCTCTAGGCGGCACTCTACCAGTTTCTACATCTTCCTCTCTCCTCATGCTCGGATTATCCACCAAATGTAGCCCCATAAACCCACCGTCTTCCTCTTCAACGTTATCTCCATGTGGCGGTGGTTGGGCGGCTGCTTGAGCTTCTGCTTGCGCTCGCGCAGCTTCCAACATTAGGAAGTAAGCATATGGCCCCCAAGCTACAAAAAAAGAGACCATACATTTGTTGTTCAATTCACAAAAACTTATCTTCTTCCAATGGAATAATACGCTATTCTTTTTTGTCTTTACCTTCGGTGCGATAAGGTGGCGGGAAGAACTGAAGATAACAGAACGTAGAGACCACAAGACCTGAGAGTTTAGACGATGGTATAAAAAAAGTCTGCGAGATGTTTAAAGGGGAAACAAGTTTTGAGTGTGAAAACAAGCAAACCTAGCAAGCCTCCAGCAAAGACGTCTTGCCAGTGATGCCAATAGTCATCAACACGGGAGATACCAACAAGAGCTGCAACTAGCAAAGGGAGTATGACAATGCACAGCTTCGCTACGTGTCCTTTACCATCAAACGCTCGAATCTTCCCTGATAAGTAGAGCGACAAGAATCCTAGTCCCGCAAAAGACCCTACAAAAAGATTCTTTCTAGTGTTCTGTATTAATAAATGATCGATCAAAGAAAGGGTTTGGTCTTTACATGAAGTGTGTCCACTTGGGAAGCTTTTGTGCCCTTCCCTTATAACACTTTTATCACCATGGCATATCACATCTCCAAGACTATCATAAACCTAAGAAGTAAAAACGAAATTTAAGAGACAGAACATGAACTAAACACACACAATAGTATGTGGATAATTTACAGCTTTGCCATCAGGGAAACAACGCCAGAAGAAGTCAGGGCGTGGTCTACCAACTGCATTCTTTATTGAATCTGTAAGTACTGCCGTCACCAGAACAGAGTATAACAGACCTAGCACCGCATGGTGAAGATCGTATACGTCTCTTCTACGGAAGTAGATAAAGATGAATATTACCAATGGCAAGAGTATCGCATACACCTGTCAGTCATTTGAGTGATTTGTATAATAATGTCTCCAGCCCACATGTAATGTAATAATGACTTTTGAGTTAAATGGGAAGCTTACCGGGACAGACCAAATCGGAACGGTGTTACTCTTTAGAGGGTAACTTAGATCAGTCATCATGTCTTTCCCGACAAAGCGGTAAAACGGGTGGATTATGAGGAGTATACCCTCGAGGATAACGAGTAGTACGAGTATGATCCAGTCATGCAtgtgaatccttgctactgtcATTCCATGGGACCTCACTGTGTGAGCTCCTTGTTGTGCCTCTCTCATCCTGTCCTTCTTGGAGACCTTATAATATGACATTAATCAAACAATCTCTTCACTTTTTCTCAACAAAGATGGGAAAAGCCAAAAACAATCTAAGCAAGAAAGGTACCTCTTTTGCTGTTAGAGGTTTCTATGAGTGGAATGTTAGATGGTGAGAGACTCAGTCTCAGCAGTTTCTGAAATCTCAGGTCCCCCGGTTTGTCACAAAGCCTAAGATCTCAAGAATCACAAACTGCCCAGGTAATAAGTTTTTACACACCAAAACAATCAAGAAACAAGATTATGCAGAAAACATTTCTAACCACttactaattatatataattcacaGCTAAATCTGTCAATTGCAATAACTAACTAGCTTTGTCTGATCTTAAGAATGTCATTCTTCTATAATTAAACCACCTAATACAATAACCATTTTCTATTTCAAGCTGGAAActagagttttttttgtaagaaaaccTTACCAGAAGTTATCACTTTATCTAACAAGGAAGTCTATACACAGAAGAACCACAAGAGAAAAGTAGAGAGATGAATCCTTTAAAAACTGAGCCAAAAAGAGATCCTAACTGGTATTGAATAAAAGCATGATTAAGTAGATTGTGATCTCACCAAATCTGGATCAAGAGTCACTGACAGGGTAGTACTATTACAAATTAGAAAGTTTAAAGTGAGACTCGGCAATGAGATTcactgaaaaaaatatataaaaccttTTTCCAAAACCATTGGCAAGAATAACCGacaaacctgaaaaaaaaaccaCCGAAACGAGGAACAGGCATCGTATGGTAACGTAGCAAGTTAAAAAAGTTAGTTGAAGAGTAGTAATAAAGAGAAAAAGGCTGAGCTGGTGGACAAGAATTAAAATTGAAGAAAGAGGAAGTAGACAGGTAAAGCCATCCGGTAATGAGTAGATGAAACCCAATTCAACACCAGAGTAATCCAACACAGGACTGACTCTGTGGTGGGACAACCTAATCTACACAAGTGGGAACTGTAATATAACTGTTTTGAATGCGAAAGGAACCACCTTTATTCCCCCCCATCATGGATAGTCAAAAGTAGatgtataaaaaaaaacaatagaattAGGGAACGAAAATTACCTGACTCTGTTTGATTGTCTCGTGTCTGAAAAAGCAGAAAAGGAGGAGTTTTGATGCTTAGGAAGAAAACGTGGGTtagttaaaaaagaagaagaagaaggtgtaTTATGTTTTCATGGCggatgaaacagagagagagggagagagcaGCACGCGTCTTGCTGCAACTCATATGATGAAACACATTTTTATAACAGATAAAAGCGTTATATTTGGGAcacattttcttcttttgttatgtttatttgaaattttttatttcttttcttatttttctacCTTATAGATTTCTTACCCTTATATGTCCACACAAAATTAATGACgcattttatatatctatatcaaATGATAGTTAAGAATATATGTTTCCTCATAAATCGAAATCTGAATTGTATTTATcctttaattataattcaaatcattattaagtttctcaaaaaaaaaacattattttcagtttattgTATACCAAATACATGTTTAACCAATAAACACATTTACCCAAGAAATAGTTACCTCTTTCATCCACCCTAAATAAAACATTAagtttaaaaccaaaattaaaaaaaaaaacaattagagATCAAATAATCacgttttgaattttgattgtTTGAGaatttttgaagttttaagttttattcGGGGTGTGTGGaagattaattaatttaatcatgtattttcTTAGTTTAATTTAGTCATGGTATGAATGcaaatttattttggatttttttaattcataggTTATACAATAAAACTTTGAATTTATAAGAAAACTGATATTTAATTGTTATTTAATCAATATATAGAATGAAGTCTTAACttcatgtaaatatatttagtcaaaaaaaaaaaaaaaaaacttcatgtaaatataatactatatgATAGTTCTTGAAGAAAATAGATAGTTAATTCATGAACGaacaaaataaaagacaaactaTGTCTCTTACATAAGCTTatatcttttaagaaaaaaacttaataagCTTTATATCTTTAGCAGCCTCACCTACCATAAATACGCACAACATTTCAGAACTGAAGACTAAAAGAAAAGTCAGAAACTTTGCAGCAAATAGTCGAAATCATGTTTCTTATTCCAACAAAGTGATTACAAAGCTTTTAAGACTCGACTCACGAGAAGAACAACAACGCATGCATGCAAGGGGAAAAGAATGTGAACTTTGAACATTAATCTCACTTTGCTTTCTCGCTGTCATCTTCGGCTAAAGGAACCTTAAGAGAGCCAAACATCCAGTCCATCCAAATGGTATAGTGACCATAGTTATGCTTGTATGCAGTGGCGGAGCCACATGGTGAGTGGGGGTGGCGGATGCCCCGGATGATTTTTATAAACTCTatgtaaaattttgataatgaTCTTCATGCCCCGGTTGATTCTTTAAAGAATTTTGATATGCCTCCCATAACATTCATCTCTAGATCCGTCCCTGCTTGTATGTACTATGTAGTATGGTGTATGGTATGGTATCCTGCACCCATTATAGGCCATATGTTACCATGGATGCAGTCATGGATGCTCGCTGTCCATATCGCTTCCAAAAACAAAAGACTTAGATGTGTTATGAGATGAATTGGCACTATAAACAGAGCTATCACGTGTGGTACAGCCTGAAGTATCCCGTCCAACGGATGAAACGCGAGCCCTGTAAAAAACAACGTTTTAAGTTAATGGAGAGAGTGTGTTTTGAAAGATATATCTTGAGAGTTTGGGTTACCAGCAAACAGAGAAAGTGTGTTTTGCTTGTTGTACATATGGTGGGTGGCATGGAGATGCTTATAGAGAACTTTAATGTCGTGAAGCTCTTTGTGAATCCAATAAATGGCAAACTCGACCAAAACAAGATAGAGCACGATGTAAACCAAAGAGAGGAACCAGTTGAACTGGTCAAGTGTAGAGTAACTGGTCCAACCACGCTCGATCATATACTCAGCTCGATCATATACTCAGAGACACTTGGAAGGAGTGTGTACCAAGGCATAGCCTTCATTGCCACATGTATTTGTAAAATCATTGCCTTTCTTGTAGGAATTGAATCTGAAGCAAATGGtagattattaaataataaaaaaatcaaaactgagACACATTAAAGGAAAGGAAAAACTATGATCCCTCTAATAACTGCTaactagtaaaaaaaatatatgatgaactaaatatattattaatggAACATAATGGAATGGAATTAGTATTTCAtctatttcaatattttttttaacttggaATGATTTCtcaaagaaatgtttttttttcttctgaaatgGCATGGAATAGTATAGAATGATCATACAATATTCATtctatttattcattttaactAGTTAATAATTAGATGAATTTAATACTAGACTTAAGCATTTATGAAAAACTTACAACATAAAAGTTCAagcaatttttttcattttaaaggTATCATTTTcaaggtaatattttttttcatttttcaatgtGATATAGTTTACTACTACATTTTAGCTCAAAATTAATCAAGAACTCGAAACTTTGACCACATAaatgaaaacaagaaaaacagaaaaaaataaaagtaaagtaCCTTTGGGGATGTAAACGTGGAGCTTAAGGTAAAAATGTAGAAGCACCAGAGGAAGCCGGAGATGAAGTAAAGTAAGTTTCCTGCGAGGTAGTTCCTGAGCCATGTTTGGAGAAAAAGTGGTAAAGGCTCCCACAGGTTGGCCGGCAAAAGGTGACTCAGGATGACCCTGTTGTAAAACGTTGTCTCGTCGACTAACTGAGTAAGAAACCCATTGTCTGCCGCCATGTATCCACCCTGGGAAAGTCAAACTCTGAAAATGGGTTTTATGAGTGTctgtgaaagagagagagattaatCTTTAACGCTTTGTGAATTATTTATCTCTGCTCGTGATTCTTGCTATATATGTACCTTTCAAACATTTATTAATACGTATTTACAAGACAACCCCCCAAACTTATATTCAGCCTCAGGTTTTTATTATTAGAGTTAAGGCATTGTGTTTGGTTGGTAGCTCTGTAACAGAACTTCTGTTTTGAAAGGATTTGCAACTAACGTTTTTTGTAAGGTTGCTTGCAGCAAGTGTAGAATTGGTTATCCAGGGTCTAATTCTGAATGTGTACTATAAACTTTAGGGGCTACACTTCATCATCTTTTCTCTAATTGTCAGTAATGCTGGTGACTTGTTAAACAAGAAAGAAGAACATTTACCTGAATTAAACTTTAGGGGCAACACTACATCAATTTTCTTAGATTTCTCACCTTTAACTGATAAAGACAAACTATGCATCTTAATATCTTTAGCAACCTCACCATAAAGGTATTTATAGTTTGCTTTCTTCGAAAAAAAAGAGCTGGCTAATGTAAAACTTCGGTTAGACTTTTAATTGATCGTTAGAAAGGTTTGGTAAACTTGACACTGCAAATCCCTAGACAAAATCTAAAGAAGTTAAAAGGGAAAAGACACATAGACCTAAAATCATTCAGACTTTGAATTTAAAGATCCAAGTTTTGACATGTCATCTTGCAAATACTCCTATATAATATCACTAGAATAGACTGATACCCACAGCATTTATagcattaaatatttaatgaaattACAGCAAATTGTGTAAGTCATGTTTCTTATTCCAACAAAGTGATTACAAAGCTTTTAAGGCTCAGGAGAAGAATAACATATGCATGCAAGGGTAAACAAAGGTGAACTTTGAAAATTGATCTCACTTTGCTTTCTCATAGAAGCTGTCATCTTCGGCTACAGGAATCTCAAGGGTGCCAAACATCCAATCCATCCAAATAGTATAGTTACCATAGTTGTGCTTGTATGTTGTATGGTGTATGGTATGGTATCCAGCACCCATTATAGGCCATATGTTACCATGGATGCAATCATGGATGCTCGCTGTCCATATCCCTTCCAAAAACATAAGACTCAGATGCGTTATGAGATGAACTGGCACTATGAACATAGCTATCACGTGCGGTAAAGCCTGAAGTATCCCGTCCAACGGATGGAACGCAAACCCTGAGAAAAACGCAACCGTTTTAACAagagttacatatatatacacgaGTTTAGAGACCAACCCTCTAATGGGATTGAGGGACATTTTCGATTTTGAAGTTAAGTTTCGGTAAAACACCAAGGCAAGTAGGATGAAAGACTACCAGCAAATGGAGAGAGTGTGTTTTGTTTGTTGTACAAATGGTGGGTGGCATGGAGATGCTTATACAGAAATTTAATGTCATGAAGCTGTCTGTGAGCCCAATACATCCCAAACTCAACAAAAACAAGATAGAGCACGATGTAAGTCAAACAGAGGAACCAGTTGAATTGGTCAAGTGTAGAGTAACATTTGGTCCAACCACGCTCGATCATATACTCAGAAACAGTTGGAAGGAGTGTGTACCAAGGCATAGCCTTCGTTGCTACATGTATTTGCATTATCATTGCCTTTTTTGTAGGAATAGAATCTGAAGTAAATTGTAGtttcatcaaaaacaaaattaagacAAATTAtaggaaataaaaaattatgatcgACAGCTTTTTCATTTCCAAAGTGTTACAATATACTCCTTCGGTTTCCTAAAAAAGATTTTCTAAGGTATTCACGTATACTTCTCCCGTTTtataataatgtatattttagagtattaacacatattaataaaacatataaaattttgattataaatgtattttgtTTACGTTTCgctattttccataatttttagccaataaaatttagtaaatataattaatatctttgaagtttacaatttaccaatattatatatattaaaaatatagaaaatgtatcttttaaaaacaaatattttttctaaaatatggaTCATTCTAAAACTGAAGgaatattaataatatgatgaatatttacaataaattattatttatttttactatatattctaataatatttaatcatttcaaatattctcaattaatatttttttaaagatatatacaaTTTGTTAACactaattactaaaaataactTACGGATCtagaaaatctatatatatattatttactattttttattttttagaataaTTCTAGAAAATCTTCAACCTCATAAATGAAAACAACAAAgcatgaaattaaaataaagtcACCTTCGGGGATGTAAACATTGAGTTTAAGGTAATAGATGTAGAAGCACCAGAGGAAGGCAGAGAGGAAGTAAAATAAGTTTCCGGCGAGGTAGCTTCGGAGCCATGTTTGGAGGAAACGTGGTAAAGGCTCCCATAGATTCGCCGGCAAGAGGTGACTCAGAACTATCTGGTTGTAAAACTTTGTCTGGTCTACGAACTGAGGAAGAAACCCATTCTCTGCGGCCATGTACCCGCCGTGGGAAAGTTAAACTACAATGCTTTGtgtaaatgtttatatatctctatatatatgcTCATCTTACTTGCTATATAAGCACGTTTCAAACATTTATTAATAAGTATATTGACAAGACAATATCTCAAACATATTCAGCCCcatgttattattattagagTTAAGGCATTGTGTTTGGTTGGTAGCTCTGTACTGGTGGTGACTTGttaaacaagaaagaaaaacgTTTTCCTGAACTAAACTTTAGGGGCTACACTGCATCAtcttttttagatttattacCTTTAACAGAAAAAGACAAACGATCCTCTTACAAAGTTTTATA is part of the Raphanus sativus cultivar WK10039 chromosome 5, ASM80110v3, whole genome shotgun sequence genome and harbors:
- the LOC108805325 gene encoding stearoyl-[acyl-carrier-protein] 9-desaturase 5, chloroplastic, giving the protein MAMSMDRIAVSPSPYVYRPSQARGSRSSIVSMASTIRSASTEVTNGRKLYIPPREVHVQVKHSMPPQKLEIFKSLEGWADQTLLTYLKPVEKSWQPTDFLPEPETEGFYEQVKELRERCKELPDEYFVVLVGDMITEEALPTYQTMLNTLDGVRDETGASPTPWAVWTRAWTAEENRHGDLLNKYLYLSGRVDMRQIEKTIQYLIGSGMDPKTENNPYLGFIYTSFQERATFISHGNTARHAKDLGDLKLAQICGTIAADEKRHETAYTKIVEKLFEIDADGTILGLADMMKKKISMPAHLMYDGRDDNLFEHFSTVAQRLGVYTAKDYADILEFLVERWNVETLSGLSSEGNRAQDFVCGLPARIRKIEERAQGRAKEAAKNVPFSWIFGREIRA
- the LOC108856591 gene encoding putative lipid phosphate phosphatase 3, chloroplastic; this translates as MREAQQGAHTVRSHGMTVARIHMHDWIILVLLVILEGILLIIHPFYRFVGKDMMTDLSYPLKSNTVPIWSVPVYAILLPLVIFIFIYFRRRDVYDLHHAVLGLLYSVLVTAVLTDSIKNAVGRPRPDFFWRCFPDGKAVYDSLGDVICHGDKSVIREGHKSFPSGHTSWSFAGLGFLSLYLSGKIRAFDGKGHVAKLCIVILPLLVAALVGISRVDDYWHHWQDVFAGGLLGLVVSTFCYLQFFPPPYRTEAWGPYAYFLMLEAARAQAEAQAAAQPPPHGDNVEEEDGGFMGLHLVDNPSMRREEDVETGRVPPRG
- the LOC108805262 gene encoding LOW QUALITY PROTEIN: pentatricopeptide repeat-containing protein At3g02650, mitochondrial-like (The sequence of the model RefSeq protein was modified relative to this genomic sequence to represent the inferred CDS: substituted 1 base at 1 genomic stop codon), translating into MVCEGFWVFDVNGTSTEAEIPTQEGTQFDEEKFESLLSLLRSEEQSLEFGLEEALDVDLNSDVVVRVFESQGISGKNLIRFLKWATTKKEEITVTTSLLESLLVAISVEGRRLNAYALWDLVKEIGEDESTTIVLNLEIMNELIALFGKLGKSKAAFDVFSKTQEFGFTPNEKPITXRWRRFCKRSFMEWASVVCEKMLKSGVLPEGGDQVGNIVTWFCKEGKAEEAYSVYQLAKAKEKLLPPSSVATLISALCKNDGTVAFAQEMLGDLSGEARRHGIKPFSDVMHSLCRMKNVKDAKALLLDMISKGPAPGNAVFNLVVHACSRSGDLDEAKEVLKLMESRGFKPDVYTYTVIISGYAKGGLMKEAQQMLGEAKKKHEKLSPVTYHSLIRGYCKIEEFEEALKLLNEMESFGVKPNADEYSKMIQSFCLKALDWEKAEMLFEEMKQKGLHLNAITQGLIRAVKEMQSEGNVTVDVNLLAAA
- the LOC108859899 gene encoding putative Delta(7)-sterol-C5(6)-desaturase 2, which produces MAAENGFLPQFVDQTKFYNQIVLSHLLPANLWEPLPRFLQTWLRSYLAGNLFYFLSAFLWCFYIYYLKLNVYIPEDSIPTKKAMIMQIHVATKAMPWYTLLPTVSEYMIERGWTKCYSTLDQFNWFLCLTYIVLYLVFVEFGMYWAHRQLHDIKFLYKHLHATHHLYNKQNTLSPFAGFAFHPLDGILQALPHVIAMFIVPVHLITHLSLMFLEGIWTASIHDCIHGNIWPIMGAGYHTIHHTTYKHNYGNYTIWMDWMFGTLEIPVAEDDSFYEKAK